A single Aspergillus puulaauensis MK2 DNA, chromosome 7, nearly complete sequence DNA region contains:
- a CDS encoding uncharacterized protein (COG:K;~EggNog:ENOG410PVFB) — translation MHLTEAAGFNAEPPHGIISGDTRGSLALEAQRRLFGIARHFNVWVSFELGRSRVTLHTAATQLPSPRANGVRDVFSFLALSENLGPEKAQDAISLRQALDDILKIDNLRPPMILTQCNLMLCINRRLRALNFIISDV, via the coding sequence ATGCATTTGACCGAGGCCGCCGGGTTCAATGCTGAACCACCGCACGGCATTATATCTGGAGACACACGTGGGTCGTTGGCTCTTGAAGCCCAACGCAGGCTATTCGGCATCGCCCGTCATTTCAATGTGTGGGTTTCCTTCGAGCTTGGTCGCTCGCGGGTGACTCTTCACACTGCAGCAACCCAGCTCCCGAGCCCAAGAGCGAACGGAGTGAGGGACGTTTTCAGCTTTCTGGCACTATCAGAGAACCTGGGCCCCGAGAAGGCGCAAGATGCAATCTCCTTACGGCAAGCGCTGGATGACATTTTGAAAATTGACAACCTGCGGCCGCCCATGATACTGACGCAATGCAACTTGATGCTCTGCATCAACCGACGTCTTCGTgccctcaacttcatcatctccgATGTCTAA
- a CDS encoding uncharacterized protein (COG:S;~EggNog:ENOG410PZ7N;~SECRETED:SignalP(1-21)), giving the protein MHLIKSTTLLALAALATRSSAATCENTWTSPNLYYDWKITAPDVPEIPAVCGRLWDELRCPAPSRTSYRDDSGTLVWKFTTGIGCNAGDVESAWFRATKDSYGTIAC; this is encoded by the coding sequence ATGCATCTTATCAAATCGACCACTCTGCTAGCACTAGCCGCACTAGCTACTCGGTCCTCGGCGGCCACCTGCGAAAACACGTGGACATCCCCTAACCTCTACTACGACTGGAAGATCACGGCCCCCGACGTCCCCGAAATCCCCGCAGTGTGCGGGAGGCTTTGGGATGAGCTGCGGTGTCCGGCGCCGAGCCGCACTAGCTACAGGGACGACAGCGGTACTTTGGTGTGGAAATTCACTACTGGTATTGGCTGCAATGCCGGTGACGTTGAGTCTGCTTGGTTCCGGGCTACGAAGGACAGTTATGGGACTATTGCCTGTTGA
- a CDS encoding uncharacterized protein (SECRETED:SignalP(1-19)), with amino-acid sequence MLLKHCLPLIALGAAPALGRTLKRDAPPENDAGAYKVSFHCSHTIYPGGPHGEPNNYSHSSSLELLVPDGSSRLAEECHAPDGTPAISECIFKDDALDAGSLTVHVYSNPGNCHLDFGYKGESFTAKSDKCGHENGGFEPFASDKTAVCYFDA; translated from the exons ATGTTGCTCAAACATTGCCTGCCGCTTATTGCCTTGGGTGCTGCGCCTGCCCTTGGGCGTACCCTGAAGCGAGACGCACCACCTGAGAATGATGCTGGGGCCTATAAAGTCAGCTTTCATTGCAGCCACACGATATATCCTGGCGGAC CCCATGGAGAGCCGAACAATTATTCGCACAGCAGCAGTCTTGAGCTGCTGGTTCCCGATGGATCGTCACGCCTGGCAGAGGAATGCCACGCACCAGACGGCACACCGGCAATCAGCGAATGTATCTTCAAGGATGATGCACTCGACGCAGGATCCCTGACTGTCCATGTCTACTCGAACCCAGGTAATTGCCACCTGGATTTCGGGTATAAGGGGGAGAGCTTTACCGCGAAATCGGACAAGTGTGGCCATGAAAATGGAGGGTTTGAGCCTTTCGCAAGCGACAAAACAGCTGTCTGTTACTTTGATGCTTGA